A part of Rattus rattus isolate New Zealand chromosome 4, Rrattus_CSIRO_v1, whole genome shotgun sequence genomic DNA contains:
- the LOC116898004 gene encoding 60S ribosomal protein L27-like — translation MKPGKVVLVLAGRCSGRKAVIVKNIDDGTSDRPYSHALVAGIDHYPRKVTTTMGKKKIAKRSKIKSFVKVYDYNHLMPTRYSVEIPLDKTVVNKDVFRDPALKRKARQEAKVKFEERYKTGKNKWFFQKLCF, via the coding sequence ATGAAACCCGGGAAAGTGGTGCTGGTCCTGGCTGGACGCTGCTCCGGACGCAAAGCGGTCATCGTGAAGAACATCGATGATGGCACCTCTGACCGCCCTTACAGCCATGCCCTGGTGGCTGGAATTGACCACTATCCCAGAAAAGTGACAACCACCATGGGCAAGAAGAAGATCGCCAAGCGATCCAAGATCAAGTCCTTTGTGAAAGTTTATGACTACAACCACCTCATGCCCACAAGGTACTCTGTGGAGATCCCCTTGGACAAAACTGTTGTCAACAAGGATGTGTTCAGAGACCCAGCACTGAAACGCAAGGCCAGGCAGGAGGCCAAGGTCAAGTTTGAGGAGCGATACAAGACAGGGAAGAACAAATGGTTTTTCCAGAAGCTTTGCTTTtag